Genomic window (Scleropages formosus chromosome 16, fSclFor1.1, whole genome shotgun sequence):
AGTACCATAAGTGCTCTTTGTCCACTTTGTTGACGGACTTTGCTCCGTTTATATCCTTGTCTGAAGTGCGGCTCCTCCGGCTCCAAATGCCAAAATGCAACCCGCCGCAGTCCAGATGTTCTCAGCGCAGCCCTGCAAGACTCACTTGTTCATTCCCATTtactccttttctttttttttttttttttaaaaaaaaaaaaaacttttgtacatCTCATTAAATTTAATATCTCTTTGCGAAGTCTTTATATTAGTGATTTCAGGAACGGTTGTGGGAAAACGTGCCACGGCGGTGATTCCAGCTGCCAGCCCGTGGCGATCGTGTTTCAGGCCACTTTGTCCCTGATGTGAACCGGTGTTTTGTTTGGTTCTGGGTGGGACCGCCTGCCACTGGCCTGGGAATTGGGTTTGCCTTTTCtacatgtttgtttgttggtttaCTTTCTCCACCCCAGGACCACAAAGAGGCATCAGACCTTCTATGACGGCGGCCCCAGCAGCCCACCCGGGGTGTGCCACATCCCGATGGCCGAGCCCTTCTGTGGCAAAACCAGAGAGGTGGGTGGTCCTTCTGGCAGAGCGGCAGAGGTCCGCCAGCATGTGTGAGGGTTGCGTTTCCCTCTGGAACTGGCCTGGGAGCTGGACTGGTTCCCCcagcattacatttatccatgtacatgtattcatttagcagacgctgttctccaaagcgatgaacatctcatagaaaatacaatgtgttcattttattagcagaaagagacacttagatgcagatgtgtgattcttaagtgcagtcagtttgtttctttccaccatatgaaccaatgtacatcacactagtagctgcataaaactttatcataaTATCCATGACTCCCGATCACCttcatagtattttttttctttttttggagatacgtataaacatttacgttacactagaggagtagttgcgtgaaggtttatccgttgtttaacaggcatcgtcttaaagttatagagcatgaacatttataccttacatgaacttaagagataatggagaagtgagtctggaagaggtgagtttaagaccctttttaaatgtggacagggattcagcagttctgagtgggagggggaggtcgttccacaaTAACAaggccagaaccaagaacctttatgctttaccttttgtgcgtgggaccaccaagcgggcagatgtggaagagcctAGCGGTccagttggggtgtagcaaccCGCAGTCACAATGACAGAATGCATCGGCTTGTTAGCTTGCGCACCGTGCCGCACCTTGTACTCCAGTGCCGTGACCTGAATGCTTGAGGCTGTGGCAGGTATTTGTGGTTTATGGTACAGCAGGGCTCACTGACCGCGTGTGAGTGCGCTACAATGCCGACGACACCCTGCATGGTATATTTGGCAGATCAACAAAGTATGCAGGTTGTCGCTCCCCCTTTTGCTTGTGCATGTTTAAGCATGTGAATAAATGACATTTGGTCAGTTTTGATTCATAAGTGTAATATGTGATGAAGGATCAACTTGGGTGGTCCTGAGTTCCAGTTTGCATAAACAATAAGCGGAAAAAAAAGACGCCAGAGCTGAAACTCGAGACTGTTACTCTGTGCAGGAAGATGCAGTTGATGACTTTGTGCCTTTTGGTTCACCCCGTGGCAGGTGCTCCTGGAGGTGGCCCGCGGCCTGGGAGTGAAGTGCCACAACCGAGCCACCATGCTGACCATTGAGGGTCCACGCTTCTCCACCAGGGCCGAGAGCCTGCTGTTCCGGCAGTGGGGGGCGGACGTCATCAACATGACCACTGTCCCAGAGGTGGTCCTCGCCAAGGAGGCGGGGCTGTGCTACGCCAGCATCGCCATGGCGACGGATTATGACTGCTGGAAGGAGCACGAAGAGGCGGTGAGCAGTGAGCGTCGTGAAGTTTCGGGGGCCGGGGGGACGCGTGATCGAGGCCCTCTCGCTCGTTCTGGTTTCATCCTGCTTTTCTGCCGCAGAGCAGCAGGCTTTGAAAGCTGATTTGTTGAACGTCAAATTTCCGCATGTGATGCTTATGACGTGATGTCCAGGTTGGGAAAAGGCCACAGTCACATTTTATCACCTAGTAAGGTCACACGCTAATTTAATAGGCAGGAGACAGAAATGTTAAAAGCAGTTCCCtcatatactgtgtgtatgtgtgtatgtacacacactgcattttaaTCGCAGATGCGTGGggtgtcctgctgctgtttacCAGTCGACTCATACTGTATAACACACTGTCGCAATGTTTGCACGTTGAATTTGCTCATCCCTCGGTCGTCCTTGCCTTTCTTCCCCTTTTATACATGTTTTCTAGAAAACTGGAATGTCTCTTATACTTTCTGTGTTTCAGCCCttactttttatatattatCCCAAGTACTGTTGGTCATTCCTTTACTCCATCCTGTCCCCATCGCCCACCAGCCcgttcttcttctcctccttccttttccttttcctttctctgcttTAGTGTCTCTCCAAATACATCCAAGTATCGTTACTagtattttctgtttatcaTTCTTTTGTTTCCCTTCTTTCACAATTTGTAGTTTTGCTGTGGGTTTAGGGGTGGGCGGTAAATCTGTCTTTAAACAGTCATTTCGGGAAAATGTTTCGCCAAGAATAGAGGAAAGAAGGCTCGAGTATCTTCTCCGTGGTGCTTCTCACGTGAGCCGCAGTCCTCCAGAATAAACCAGAATAGAGTGAGATCGAAAGCAAGAGTCGATTCCCTTTTTCACTGCTCTGTTTACTGTCTCGTAAGTGCTGTGTACTTAACTCTGAACCGTGCTGCTCTATTTGTTTAGTGTCTTGTGATGTTGTTTTATTCCCGTGGCTGTGAAGTGAGGATATTCCCTCCCGACACTTGCGGGGCGTAACAGGTGACGGCGAAAGCCTTTGCTTACTGCGGACAGCAGTGAGTCAGAGCCGGTGCGTTATGTGGCACCGCAGCTCCGACGTTGCGCAACGACAGCGCGTGAAATCGGCCATCGTCCTTTTCCCCGCTCTGCGTCATTTCGTAGTGGTCCAATTTCCAAAAATGGCGAACGACAAAACTTTGCGATCGAGACAAGAAGTCGAAGTTTTGCTCCAGAATGTTCTTCTAGGGAGGGTTTCACTTTCCCAAGcaacgcgtgtgtgtgtgtacgtgtgtccCGTATGCATCAACGGACAAGTCATCTCTGCGTAGCTACGCACAGTGAGTTTACTGTGTTCAGGGGACGGCACCCATTCGGCAGCATCGCCTCGAGGTTCCTGCAGCTGACCCCTGGCTGCCCCCCCATCacgacacccacacacacatccacccacacacacacatgcaaactgcacaggcCACCACATCCTTCCGCCCCTCCTGTGCCCGGAACGAGCGCGCCAGCAGAGGCCAAGGCTGACTCACCGCGAGTCGACCTCCAGAGCTCAACCAATAGCAGCGGGACCGGTTTCTCCCACACATCCTGCTCTGTCGCTTTTTTCCCAGTGTGCACTGCAGCAAGACTGGGCTCCTTGGGAACCTCCACATGCACCGTGTTGTCAGCAGAAAGCCGCAGCCATCTCACTCCTGTTTTCCTCCCCAGTAAGAGTGTGTGCTCCATCACTGCTTCCAAGATCATCCaataactctctctctctctcgcacacacacacacgcacacacacacgcgcacacacacacactccagttaTCACTCAAAGGGTTTGTCATTTTGCAACATGTACTTCCAGTGATTTCTTCAGCTGACTGATGACTGATGTCCACATGTTTCAGTTTGCCCACTGATGGAGCTCATTGTACACCTCTAATGTGATCTTTTTTCCCACCGGACCAACACCTGAAGGCCCCAGTATACAAATCCAAAGAGCTCACGCCAGGGACTCCTCGGACTGGCATTCAGGCTCTCCCAGAGGTTGCTGGGAGACGGTAAATGCAGCGATTTCttcaaaatgaaagtgaaagtaaacgGTGTGGTGTGAAAAACTGGTTCTGGCGATCTCCGTTCCAGAAAATATGTTGTTGGTCTTGAAGTGCACTTTGTGTTAGCGCAACGCCCGATGGCCTGCGGCGGTGCCTGGGTCATGTGGGCATACGAGAACTGCTCGTTTTTACGCTCATTTGCCGTTCTGTCAGCACGCTACTTTTATCGGTGGCCTTTGGAAGCGCCTTTCCAATATTGTCCTTTTGGATGTCTTTTGACCCTCTTATTGCATCCATTGCACCCACAATAAAGGTCTCAGGGGTAGGGAAACTATCACGGCGGTGCGGCTTTACCAGTGGCAACCAGAACTGCAACGCCGCACCTGAGTGTTGACACTCTGGGTGGTGGAAGCTGAAATTTTGCTCATCGTCACAGGTTTGCGTTGACAACGTGCTGAAGACGATGAAGGAGAACGCAAATAAGGCCAGCAGCATCCTGCTTACCGCCATCCCCCAGATTGGCAAGATGGACTGGTCTGAGACCATAAAAAACCTGAAAGTAAGTGTCCCTGATGGCAGTTTCTCAGTGCTTCCGTAACCTGCTGTCTTCTCACATCGTTCGCATCActaatgaaataaaagcagaCATTATGGGGGCAGCGGGTGGCTCTGTGGTCACGGCTGCCACTTTGATagcaaaagacccaggttctcATCCGTGAACCACCCCAATAAGTGTCCAGACGATCCATTGGTTGAAATATGTGTCCAAGGTATTCATTAGTATCCAAATAATTAGGGTATGAAGCTAAcgttgtaagtggctttggagaaaagcatcagctaaatgaatagttattattattaatagtgtATCCTTATTAAAGTAAGGAATATATGGGGTTTAATAAGGAATTATTTTTGATAAGTTTGGtacatatattctttttttttttttgctttgatgcttttatccaaagtgaccgACATTTACCCaactgcagtttttactgtagcagtttatGGTAAACGTCTCTCGCGTGATTACTACAGCTTGCTAACAGTAAGGCtgaacgggactcaaaccggcGCCCTTCTCTTTATAAATTCGTGCCCTTAATTGCTACACCAGCTGCTGTCTAAACAAACATTCTTGAGTTTTTACTACAGGAAGGGTTACATGCAAAAGTGATTAAATATTCAGAAAGGATGCTGAGGTGTAACTACCCAGAGACGCCTGTGTTAATAACACAGCGGATGATTCCAGACAAGCGTGGCTCAGAGGCACGGTGCTTTGGTTGCTGCCCACGCAGTGGGTGGTGCTGCAATGTCCGTTAcgttttattgttttaccaGTGGAAACGACAGGCTGCTTTCCCACCAGCAGGCCAATGTAGTGAGGTTGGCACATTCATTCTCAGATAAACACCTAACTGCTTATAATTCATGCTACTCTATAAATAGCGAACATTATCAGTCAAGTTTAAATAGACACAACggtttttggttttggctccgATGTGCTGGAATgccctccctctgtcactcggagctgctgaatccttctcaataCTGAAGAAGGTTCTcagaacacatctctttggGCTGCTCTTCTCCCATGGTCTCCTGTTTGCTCAATTATTGCGTACTGTGTTTGCGTACCGTACTGTGCTCAGAACCGCTGTGATGCTGGGCTTTGAGGGAGTCGCACTACGAGCGAAATGCGTGCTTCTTCCTTGTTCTCGTCAGCACAAAGA
Coding sequences:
- the mtap gene encoding S-methyl-5'-thioadenosine phosphorylase, translated to MAAQLKIGIIGGSGLDDPDILEGRVEKYVDTPYGKPSDALIVGKIKNVECVLLARHGRQHTIMPSNVNYRANIWALKEEGCTHLLVTTACGSLREDIQPGDIVLVDQFIDRTTKRHQTFYDGGPSSPPGVCHIPMAEPFCGKTREVLLEVARGLGVKCHNRATMLTIEGPRFSTRAESLLFRQWGADVINMTTVPEVVLAKEAGLCYASIAMATDYDCWKEHEEAVCVDNVLKTMKENANKASSILLTAIPQIGKMDWSETIKNLKFTAQSSVMLPKH